A window of Candidatus Methylomirabilota bacterium genomic DNA:
ATACCGACGTGCTGATCGAGAATTTCCTGCCGGGGACCTTCGAGCGGTGGGGGCTGGGCTGGGACGCGCTGTCGTCGATCAACCCGCGACTCGTGTTCGCACGGGTCTCCGGGTGGGGACAGGACGGTCCCTACCGCGACCGGCCGGGGTTCGGCACGATGGTGGAGGCCATGAGCGGGTTTGCCGCGACGACGGGCGCGGCGGACGGCCCGCCCACGCTCCCCTCGTTCCCCATGGCCGACATGATCGCGGGCCTGTCCGGCGCCACCGCCGTGCTGACCGCCCTGCGCTGGCGCGATCAAGTGTCCGGACGCGGCCAGGTGATCGACATCTCGCTCTACGAGCCGCTGCTCTCGGTCCTGGGCCCCGACGCCGCCCTCTTCGCCCAGGACGGCACCCTGCGTGCGCGGCAGGGCAACCGCTCCGACAACGCCAGCCCCCGCGGCACCTATCGCACCCGTGACGGCAAGTGGGTCGCGCTCTCCGCCTCCACGCCGGCCTCGGCCGAGGCGCTGTTCACGGGGCTGGGCCTCGGTCACCTGCTCGCGGATCCGCGATTCACCACCAACGACGCCCGCGTGCGCCACAACAACCTGGTGGACGCCGCGCTCGCGGCCGCCATCGGCGAGCGGACGCTCGAGCAGATGCAGCACCTGTTCGAGACGGTCAACCTCACCGCCAGTCCCGTCTACGACATGGCCGACATCACGAAGGATCCGCAGGTGGTGGCCCGGGGGACGCTGCTGGATGTCCCCGACCCCGAACTCGCCAGCGTGCGGATGGTCGCGCCGACCCCGCGGCTGTCCGCTTCGCCGGCCGCCGTGCGCTGGCCCGGTCCCCCGCTGGGGGCGCACAACCGCGAGGTGTACGGGGCGCTCGGCATCGGCGAGACCGAGCTGGAGGGTCTGCGGCGCGAGGGAGTGGTGTGACGGGCGGTTTTGGACAGGGCACGGGCGATTTTGAACAGGGCACGGGCGCCCCGGCTGGCGCCACGCCCGTGCCCCGCCGGAATCGCGGTCGGCGGTGGTTCACGTACGCGATCAGCGTCGCAACAATCCTTGTGGCCACGCCCGTGGCGGCGGCGGATTATGCGGGGCCGCTGATCGATGCGCACTCGCATGTGCCGGACGCCCGGGCCATCGAGGCGTATGTCGCGGCGATGCAGCGGAACAACGTCAGCAAGGTCTTGCTCCTGGGCGTGGGCGGAATCCAGAAGAGCGACCCCGCCTTCATCGCGGCGGCCGTGAAGAAGCATCCCGATCGCGTGATCCCCGGTCTGCCCCTGCCCGACCCCCAGAGCGAGGCGGCCGCCGCCCGCATCGACGCCGAGCTCGCCCGGGGCTCGGCCCGGGCCATCGGCGAGGTGCACGTGCGACAGGTCTCCCGGAAGATCGACCGAGATCCGTCCGGGCCCGCCTTCCTGAAGATCCTCGGCGTCGCCGGTCGCCGCAAGGTGCCGGTGGTGATCCACCAGGACCTGAACGATCGCGCCGCCGGCGCCCTGGAGCGGGCCCTCCAGGCGGCGCCCGCGGCGACGATCGTGCTGGCCCACGCCGGCGAGAGCGGGCCCCAGCAGCTCGACGGGCTTCTGGCGCGCAATCCCAATCTCATGGTCGACCTGTCCGGCATGCACTTCGAGCGAAAGCCCCGTCTCGCCACGGAAGACGGCCCGCTCGATCCCGCCTGGAAGGCCCTGATCGAGCGCCGACCCGAGCGCTTCGTCATGGGCATGGACGTCTGGTCGCCGCGCTTGTTCGAGCCAGCCATGCTGGACCGGCTCATGCGCTGGACGCGGCGCATCCTGGGGGAGCTGCGCCCGGACGTCGCCGAACAGGTCGCCTATGCCAACGCGGCCCGCCTGTACGGGGTGAAGTGAGGCCCGACGACCGATGAAGCTCGACGTCGGCATGCTGACGCACGACCTGCGATCGATTCCCGATTACGCCCGGCGCGTGGAGGCGCTGGGGTTCGATTGCCTGTGGGCCTCCGAGACCCAGCACGACCCGTTCCTGCCCCTCGCCGTGGCGGCCACGGCGACGACGCGCCTCAAGCTCGGCACCGCCATCGCCGTCGCCTTTCCCCGAAGCCCCATGCTCACGGCCCACACGGCCTGGGACCTGCAGAACGCCTCCGATGGCCGCTTCATCCTGGGCCTGGGCTCGCAGGTGAAGGGCCACAACGAGCGGCGGTTCTCGGTGAAGTTCGAGTCGCCCGCGCCCAAGATGCGGGAGATCGTGCTGGCGCTGCGGGCCATCTGGGACTGCTGGCAGAACGGAACCCGGCTGAACTTCAGGGGGCAGTTCTATCGGTTCGACCTGATGACGCCCTTCTTCAACCCCGGCCCCATCGCGCACCCCAAGATCCCCGTGTACGTGGCCGGCGTGAACGCCGCCATGTGCCGGGTGGCCGGCGAGGTGTGCGAGGGGCTGAGCGTGCACCCGTTCAACAGCCCGAAGTACCTTCGTGAGTACGTGCAGCCCGCCGTCGAGGAGGGGTTTCGTAAGTCCCGACGCACGCGGGCTGATTTCACTTACAGCACACAGAGTTTCGTGATCATCGGTGATACCGAGGACGAGCTCAGGCCGCAGCGCGAGGCCGTCCGCCAGCAGATCGCCTTCTACGCCTCGACCCGAACCTACGAGCCCGTGCTGGCGGCCCACGGCTGGCAGGACCTGGTCCCTCACCTGCACCGCAAGTCCGTCGAGGGCGACTGGGCGGGCATGGCCCGGCTGATCACCGACGAGATGGTCGACACCTACGCGGTGACGGCAAGCTGGGACACCATCGCGAGCCGCCTCGAGGACCGCTACGCGGGGCTTCTGGACCGGACGGCGTTCTACCAGCCGCACCAACCCGGCCTGGACGATCCGCGCCTGGCCCGCGTGGTGAAGCAGTTCAACGGCTGAAGCCACCGCCAACGGGGGAGAGCAATGCAGGATCTCTACGATCTGGGAGAGCGGCCGCCGCTGGGCCAGGTGCCGGCACGGATGCACGCCTACGTGGTGCGCCAGGATCGGTTCGGAGAGCCTCGTACCGCCTGGCGGCGCGAGGTCATCCCCGTCCCGCCCCTGGCCCAGGGCGAGGTGCTCATCTATGTGATGGCCTCGGGGATCAACTACAACAACGTGTGGGCGGCGCTGGGCGCCCCGCTCGACGTGATCGCCGAACGCCAGCGGCTCGGGGAGCCCGAAGACTTTCACGCGGGCGGCAGCGACTGCTCGGGCATCGTCTGGGCGGTGGGGCCCGGCGTGACCAACGTGAGGGTCGGCGACGAGATCATCGTGCACAGCGGCTGGTGGCGACCCGACGATCCGTGGGTGCTCTCCGGCAAAGACCCGATGCTGGCCGAGAGCACCCGTATCTGGGGCTACCAGACGAACTACGGCTCCTACTGCCAGTTCGCTCGGGCCCAGGCGCACCAGTGCGTACCCAAGCCGGCGCGCCTGACCTGGGAAGAAGCGGGCTGTTTCCTGCTCTGCGCCTCCACCGCCTGGCGGATGCTCGTGGGCTGGCCGCCACACGTGGTGGAGCCCGGCGACGTGGTCCTCGTCTGGGGCGCCGCCGGGGGGCTGGGCAGCATGGCGCTGGAGATCACCCACGCCCGGGGCGGCCGGGCCATCGCGGTCGTTTCCGACGAGGCCAAGCGGAAGTTCTGTCTCGAGCACGGCGCCGTGGGCGTGATCAACCGCACGCAGTTCACCCACTGGGGTCCCTTGCCCGACACCAAGGACGCCCGGGCCTACGGGGAATGGGCCAAGGGCGCCCGCGCCTTCGGCAAGGCGATCTGGGATGCGCTCGGCGAGCGGGTCAGTCCCAGGATCGTCTTCGAGCACCCCGGAGAATCGACCCTGCCGACCTCCGGCTTCGTCTGCGCCACCGGCGGCATGATCGTGATCTGCGCGGGCACCACCGGCTACAACGTGACGATGGACCTGCGCTACCACTGGATGCGCCAGAAGCGCTTGCAGGGCAGCCACCTCTCGAACGATGAGCAGGCCGCGGCGGTGACCAGCCTCGTCGCCGCCGGCAAGGTCGACCCGGCCCTCAGCCAGACTTACCGCTTCGACGACATCCCCCACTGCCACCAGCTCATGCACGACAACAAACACCCCTACGGCAACATGGCCGTACTGGTGAACGCACGGGAACCTGGGCAGGGACGCGCCGGATGAAGGCCCTGGCGTTCACGGCGTTCGGGGGACCTGAGGAGTTGGCTCTGCGGGACGTCCCCGACCCCGTGGCCGGGCCCGGCGAGATCGTGGTCGGCGTCCGGGCCTGCGCGCTGAATCACCTGGACCTCCTCGTGCGCGCGGGCCTCCCCGCGCTCAAGACCCCGCTGCCATTCTGGACCGGCTGCGACATCGCCGGCGACGTGGCCGCGGTGGCCGCCGACGTCCGCGACGTGCCGGTGGGCCAGCGCGTCGTGGTGAACCCGAGTCTGTCCTGTGGCCGGTGCGAGTTTTGCCTGCAGGGCGAGGACTGCCTGTGCGCGGAGTACCGGCTCGTCGGCGAGCACGTCCCCGGCGGGCTGGCCGAGTACGTCAAGGTGCCGGCCGCCAACGTGCGGCGCCTGCCCGATCACGTCTCCTACGAGGAGGCCGCCGCCTTCGTGCTGACCAACATGACGGCGTGGCGGATGATCGTGACCCAGGGGCAGGTCCGGCTCGGCCAGGACGTGCTCATCCTCGGCGTGGGCGGCGGGGTGTCGTCGGCGGCGGTGCAGATCGCCCGGCTGTGCGGGGCGCGGGTTTGGGTGACCTCCTCCAACGACGCCAAGCTCGAGCGGGCCCGCCAGCTCGGCGCCGACGTCTGTATCAATTACGCGAAAGAGGACTGGGCCCGGGTCGTGCGCGACAAGACCGGGCGGCGCGGCGTGGACGTGATCATCGAAAACGTGGGCGCGGCCACGTGGAAACAGTCGCTGCGCGCGCTGCGCCGGGGCGGCCGCCTGGTCACCTGCGGGGCCACCACCGGCCCCATCGGCGAGACCGACATCCGGATCGTCTTCTGGAACCAGCTGCACATCGTCGGCTCGACGATGGCCAACCGGGCAGAGTTCGACACCGTCGTGCGGCTGCTCTTCGAGGGCCGGCTCGGGCCCATCATCGACGAGGTGGTGCCGCTCAAGGACGGCGCCGCCGCCCAGCAGCGCCTGGCCGCCGGCGAGCAGTTCGGCAAGATCGTGCTCCAGGTCTGACCCGCCGGAGGACCGGCGCGACTAGCGGCCGCGCCGGCCGACCCTCGGGGGCCGGGCCAGGCGGCTCGGAGGGCTGACCTTCGTCGGCTTCTCCACCTTCGTCGGCTTCTCTACCCTCGTCGGCCGCTCGACCGTCGTCGGCCGCTCGAACGTCGTGGGCCGCTCGACCGTCGTGGGCCGCTCCGGCGCCGTCAGACGCTCGACGGGCTGCGGACGGTCGATGCGATCCGGGACGGCCACCGGCTCGAAGGCGTCGAACCGCTCGGCCCCTTCGAGGCGCTCGAAGTCTTCCAGCCACTCGGTCCGCCGCGCGCGCCGCTTCTGCTGCTCGGGGTCACCCACGACGACGTCCGCCTCGTAGGGCACGCTGGCCGACACCTGAGGCGGCGTCGCCAGAACAGGAGGCATCGCCTGAAACGGCGTCGGCTGCGGTTCCTCGGCGAACGCCGGTCCTGAAGTGGCCCCGGCCAGGCCGGCAGCCGCCCCCGCGAACACGATCACGAGCAGCGCCCGTTGGACGCTGAAGCTCACGTTGTGATTCATGATTACCACCTCCCGAAGCGGTACGACATCTCGAACCCGAGGCCCCAGTCGGGGCTGCCGTCCGTCAGTCCAATGAACGCGTAGGGGGTGATGGTGGTTGTCGGCGAGGCCTTGACCGCGAGCGCGCCCAGCACCTCCAGCGGGTCGTCGTCGCCGGACAGCAGGGCCCGGCGCCAGTCGAGCATGGTGCTGGCGGTGACCGTCCCCAGCCGGACGGCCAGACCCAGGCTGGCGCCCGGACGGTCACGGAAGTCCTCGTCCGGGGGATCGCCCATGAACGTGTAGCTGACGTCACCGAAGACGAAGAAGATCTCGGCGAACTGCTTGTCGAACTCCACGCCGACGCCGAAATCATACTCGCCGGTCCCCAGCCCGCGGTCTTCGTCGCCGGTCGGCACCTTGACCTTGACGAACGGCGCCAGCGCGCCGTACCACGAGCCGGGTCCGGGATCGTCCACCAAAAAGTACCGGGCGCGGATGATCGTGTCGCCGAACCCCACGACCTGGTCTCGCCCGTCGCCCTCGCCGGTGAGGGTCGGCCGCCCGTCCACGATCGTGATACCTTCGGGCGAGTCGAGGTAGATGAGGAGGGCCGTCGCGCCCACGTCGAAGCGCTCGCCGAGGTAACGCAACGTGACGGGGGCGTAGGCGGTGTGCGTCGTCTCGGACGTTCCGAAATCGCCCTGGTCGTAGCCGGCGCCGACCTTCAGCTGGAAATGCTCGCGCTCGGCCCAGCCGGCCGTCGTGTCGAGCAGCAGCACCGCGAGGACCGGGCCGACAACGCGGAGTGTCCGCCGTGGAGCCACCGCCCCTCCTGACCTGTCGGGAATATGCGTCGGCCTCGGACACCGCGCGGTCTCGGAGCCGCCCTGCGACGCTAGCGGCAGTATAGTCCCGACCCCGAGGGCCGGCAACGCGGGCCCTCTCAAATTGTGCGGTCGGCGTTTGACGGATCCCGTACGATAGGCTGAGCAGGTTGGGATCCGGCATGAGCATCGACAACACGCTGGCCATTCTCGTAGGCGGCGGGCCGGCCCCCGGCATCAACGCCGTCATCGCCGCAGCGACGATCGAAGCTCGCAACCACGGGGTGCGCGTGCTCGGTTGCTACGACGGCTTCCGGTGGCTGGCTCAGGGCGATACCGAGCACGTCGTGGAGCTCGGTATCAACGACCTGTCGCGCATCCACTTCGAGGGCGGGTCGATCTTGAGAACCTCGCGGACCAATCCGACCCGCACCCCCGATGGCGTGGCCCAGGTGGCCGACGCCCTCAAGCGGCTCAGCGTCGACCATCTCATCACCATCGGGGGCGACGACACCGCCTACGCGGCTTCCCGCCTGGCCAAGACCATGCCCGGACTCACCGTGGCCCACGTCCCCAAGACGATCGACAACGACCTGCCCCTGCCCAGCGACATCGTGACGTTCGGCTTCACCACCGCCTGCAACCTGGGCATGGAGCTCGTGCGCAACCTGATGCAGGATGCCGCGACCACCGAGCGGTGGTTCTTCGTCACCGTGATGGGTCGCCACGCCGGTCACCTGGCCCTCGGCATCGGGGGCGCCGCCGGCGCCACGCTGACGGTCATCGCCGAGGAGTTCGCCGAGCCGCGCATCAGCCTGGACCGGCTCGTCGACGTGCTGGAAGGCGCCATCATCAAGCGCCGGGCGCACGGACGGCAGCACGGCGTGGCCATCCTGAGCGAGGGGCTGGCCGAGAAGCTGGACCCGGCCACGCTGGGGCCGGTGGAGCGGGATCAGTACGGCAACGTGCGCCTCACCGAGCTCGAGCTCGGCCGGATGGTCAAGGAGCGTGTGACGGCCAGCCTGCGGGCCCGCGACATCGAGGTCAGCATCGTGGACAAGGACCTCGGCTACGAGCTGCGCTGCGCTCCGCCGGGGGCCCACGACATCCAGTACTGTCGGAGCCTGGGCTACTGGGCCACCCGCTTCCTGCTGGAAGGCGGCAGCAACGCCATGGTCACCATCCAGGCCGGTCGGCTGGTGCCCGTCCCCTTCGGGCTCATGATGGACTCGCGCACCGGCCGGATCCGCGTGCGGTACGTCAACGTGGAATCCGAGATGTACCAGACGCTCAATGCCTACATGATCCGGCTCAAGCCGGAAGACCTGGACGATCCGCAGGCGCTGGCGGCGCTGGCCAAGGCCGGGAAGCTGAGCGAAGAGGCGTTCCTCGCCCGTTTCGGCCCCGCCGTCAAGCGCTAGGAGGAAACCGCTCGTGTATCTGAGGACGATCGACCGCGACGGCCGGGGCCGCTTCGCGTTTCTGGCCTACGATCAGGGGCTCCGGCCTTGCACACCCGCGATATCTGTCCCGAGGTGGGGTCCGGCGACCACGCGGTTGGCGTAGAGTGTCAGCGTAGCGCGGTCCACACCTCACGTAGCGCGTCGTCAGAGTTGTAGAGAAACGGGTCGCTCGGACCCCACCCCCCGAGCCGCGAGCTTCACCCCAGCCGACGATAATCTCCCTGGCCCGCGCGAACGTCAGTCAGTAATAGCCCGGGTCGCCGGGCAGCAGGGTTCGGGGCTGGCCTTCGCTCGTGAGCAGACGGGGACGGATCGGCGTCACCGGCCGCTCGCCGACACGGGCCAAGACCTCGGCGGTGCAGGCGGCGCCCTCGAACAGCTCCAGATTCCTCACCGTCGGCAGCCTGAGCGAGATCTCGCCGCGAGCACGCGCCTGCAGCGCTTCGGCCGGGGTGAGCCACCGCACCGCGATGATCTCGTGCTCGTCGGCTTCCGCGTCCTGTCCCGCGGGCATCGGGGCGGCGAAGAACCGCGTGTCGTAGCGCAACGGCCGCTCCTCGGGGGTGATCCAGTGCGCGAAGTAGACGAGCTGATCGGTGGCCAGCGTCAAGCGCTCGCGGCGCAGTAACTCCCAGAACGCCCGGTGGTCGCGCTGACAGGCCTGACGGTGGTCGAGCATCCGGGCGCGTTCCAGCGACGCCGGCCGGCCGCCGCCGCCGTACGCGAGCAGCACGCCGACCTCTTCGAAGGCCTCGCGAACGGCGCCGATCCAGTAGCCCAGGGCGCTGGTAGGGTCCGACAACCCCAGCCGGGCGGCCGCGGCCGCCGGATCGGGCCCGGCGCACCAGGCGTCGGCGTCGGCCGGAGTGTCGGCCCCCTCGATCTTGCCGCCCGGGAACACGAAGTCGCCGGGGGCGAAGCGGCTGCGGTGATTGCGCTGGATCAGCAGCGTCTCGACACCGCCCCCGGGGCGATCACGCAGCAGGACGAGGGAGGCCGCGGGCACCGGCACCGCGGGCGATGGTTTGACGGACACCCCGACACTGTGCCACGATGGCCGCGCTCTTTCATCACTTCTCGCTCGAGGGAGGACGCGCGACCATGGGCGCCGAGGCCCGTTTCAAGGAGCTCAACCTCACGCTGCCCCCGCCGGCTACGCCGCTGGCCAACTACGTCGGCGCCGTCCGGGTGGGAAACCTGCTCTTCCTGGCCGGCCACGGCCCTGTGCGCAGCGAGGGCAAGCCGGCGGTCCGCGGCAAGCTCGGCCGCGACCTGTCCGTCGAGCAGGGCTACAAGGCTGCCCGCGAGGTCGGGCTCAATCTGCTGGCCACGACGCGCGCGTCCCTGGGCAGCCTCGACCGCGTCAAGCGCGTGGTCAAAGTCCTCGGCATGGTGAACTCCGCCGAGGGGTTCACCGAGCAGCCCAAAGTCATCAACGGCTTCTCCGACCTGATGGTCGAGGTGTTCGGGGACGCCGGCAAGCACGCGCGCTCGGCCGTCGGCATGGCCGAGCTGCCCATGGGGATCCCCGTGGAGATCGAGATGATCCTCGAGGTGGAATAGCGAATGGACCTCCTCTTCGACCTCGCGGCCGTGGCCATCTCCCTGGTGTTCCTCGGCATCCTGGGCGTCATCACGGCCGTGGCGATCCCCGGCCTGTTCATCAGCGCCGTCGCGCCGTGGCTCGACTGGCTGCTGCCCGCCCGCCACAAGCCCTAGGGGCCGTCGCCGCCGCACGCTGATGGGCGCCAGGTATTTCGGAGCCGCCGTCCGCCGTCGCGAGGATCCGCGGTTCCTCCGTGGCGAGGGCCGCTTCATCGACGACATCACGCTGCCCGGTCTGCTCCATGCCGCCTTCGTGCGCTCCCCGCATGCGCACGCCCGGATCCGCGCGATTCGTACGGAGGAGGCCGCGCGCGCGGCCGGCGTGGCCGGCGTGTTCACCTTCGCCACGCTCGAGCGCGGGATGGCGCCGCTGCCCCTGTTCGGCGCGCCGCCCCCGGGCCTGGCCGCGGCGATCGCCTTCGAGTTCCGGCAGGCCCCGCAGTACGCGCTGTGCCGCGACCGGGCCCGACACGTCGGCGAAATCGTCGCGATGGTCGTGGCGGACAGCCCCGCCCGGGCCGAGGACGCGGCCGCGCGGGTTTCCGTGGAGTGGGAGCCCCTGCCCCCGGCCGTGGACGTGCGGGCGGCCGCCGCGTCCGGGGCGCCGCTGATCCATCCCGAGTGGGGCACCAACGTCGCCGTCGGCTTCACCCATGCCATCGGCGACACCGCCGCGGCCTTCGCCCGGGCCGACGTCGTCGTGAGCGAGACCTTCACCACCCAGCGCTACGTCGGCATGCCGGTCGAGACGCGCGGGGTCATCGCCCAGTGGGACCGGCGCGACGGCACGCTCACCACCTGGAACAGCACGCAGGTGTCCCACTTCGTCCAGCAGGGCCTGGCCGACATCCTGCGCCTGCCCCACCACAAGATCCGCGTCATTGCGCCCGATCTCGGAGGAGGCTTCGGCACCAAGGCCGCCGGCTACCCCGAGGACGTGCTTGTCCCCCTGGCCGCCATGGCCCTGCGACGCCCGGTCAAGTGGATCGAGGATCGGCGCGAGCACATGATGGCCGCGGCCCACGCCCGTGACCAGATCCACGAGATCGCGCTGGCGGCGGCCCGCGACGGCACGATGCTGGCCCTGCGCGACCGGATCTGGGTCGACCTCGGCGCTTACAACTCGTGGGGCATCGTGCTGCCCTACAACACGGTGGCCCACCTGATCGGCCCGCATCGCATCCGCGACATGCAGGTCGAGGTCCAGGGCATCGTCACCAACAAGACGACCAACGCGCCGTACCGAGGGGCGGGGCGGCCCGAGACGGTCTTCGCGATGGACCGCATCGTCGACCACCTGGCGCACAAGCTGGGAATGGACCCCGCCGAGCTCCGGCGGCGGAATTACCTCCGCGCCGACGAGCTGCCCTGGGACCTGGGCATGCCCTACCGCGACGGAAACTCGCTCGTGTACGACAGCGGCGACTTCCGCGGCGCCCTGGAGGCGGCCCTCGAGGCTGCCGACTACGAGACGTTCCGCGCCGCCCAGCCGCGCCTGCGCGCCCAGGGGGTCTATCAGGGTATCGGCCTCTCGGGCTACGTGGAGGGCACGGCCATCGGCCCCTACGAGGGCGCCACGGTGAAGCTCGACCTCACCGGACGGGCCACCGTCGCCACCGGCGCCGTCAGCTCCGGCCAGGGCCACGAGACCTCGTTCGCCCAGGTCGCCGCCGACGCCCTGGGCATCCCGCTCGAGTGGGTGACGGTGGTCGGGGGCGACACGGCCGCGGTGGCCTTCGGCGTGGGAACGTTCGCCAGCCGCAGCGCGGTCACGGCGGGCAACTCCATCGCCGACGCCTGCCACCAGGTGCGTGACAAGCTGGTGCGGGCCGCGGCCACGCTGCTGGAGGCGGCGCCTGCCGACATCGAGATCGACGACGGCATGGTCGCCGTTCGCGGAGCTCCGGCCACCGCGTTGCCGCTGGCCCGGGTGATCCAGGCCTCGCTTCCCACCTTCGCCCGCCCGGGCGTGGCCCCGCCCGACTTCGAGGCCAGCGCCTACCATCACGTGCCCACGGTGACCTACGCGAGCGCCGTCCACGTCGCCCAGGTCGAGGCCGACCCCGACACCGGGCGCGTTCGGCTGCTGAGGTACGTGGTCGCGCACGACTGCGGCAAGGTGATCAATCCGATCATCGTCGACGGACAGGTCCACGGCGGCGTCGCTCAGGGCGTAGGGGGCGCGCTGGGGGAGGAGATGGTCTACGACGGGTCGGGCCAGCTCCTGACCGGCAGCCTCATGGATTATGCCGTGCCCATCGCGGCCGAGCTGCCCTTCATCGAGACGGTGCACCTGGAGTTCCCGTCTCCCCGGAATCCCCTGGGCGCCAAAGGGCTGGGCGAGGGCGGCGCCATCTCGCCGCCGCCGGCCATCGCCAACGCCATCGAGGACGCCCTGGCCCCCTTCGGCGTGCGCATCACCAGCACCCCGGTGCGGCCGGCGGCGCTGTTCGCGATGATCAGTCGAGGCCCCAGGTGAAGACCTGCGTCGGCGTCACCTCCACGATGACGGAGTCGGAGGGCGACAGCGCGGCCTCCTCGGCGTACTGCGGATACTTTTCGTAGAGGCGCGCCCGCGCCGTCTGAAAGCGGGGACCGCGGGTGATGAGCGTCGCCCTGCCCAGGACCATGATCCCGGTGAGACGCGACCAGTCTTCGGAGTACAGGTCCACCGTCAGCGCGATCCGGTCGTTGGCGCGGAGGTTGGCGACCTTGCGGGCGTCGTCGCTGGACCCGAAGTAGAG
This region includes:
- a CDS encoding TIGR03617 family F420-dependent LLM class oxidoreductase, which encodes MKLDVGMLTHDLRSIPDYARRVEALGFDCLWASETQHDPFLPLAVAATATTRLKLGTAIAVAFPRSPMLTAHTAWDLQNASDGRFILGLGSQVKGHNERRFSVKFESPAPKMREIVLALRAIWDCWQNGTRLNFRGQFYRFDLMTPFFNPGPIAHPKIPVYVAGVNAAMCRVAGEVCEGLSVHPFNSPKYLREYVQPAVEEGFRKSRRTRADFTYSTQSFVIIGDTEDELRPQREAVRQQIAFYASTRTYEPVLAAHGWQDLVPHLHRKSVEGDWAGMARLITDEMVDTYAVTASWDTIASRLEDRYAGLLDRTAFYQPHQPGLDDPRLARVVKQFNG
- a CDS encoding CoA transferase encodes the protein MTRALEGLRVLDCSRLVAGGVLATVLADHGADVVKVEHPRSGDPLRTWLKERGQLWWKVYGRGKRSVTLNLADARGQALLRRLVADTDVLIENFLPGTFERWGLGWDALSSINPRLVFARVSGWGQDGPYRDRPGFGTMVEAMSGFAATTGAADGPPTLPSFPMADMIAGLSGATAVLTALRWRDQVSGRGQVIDISLYEPLLSVLGPDAALFAQDGTLRARQGNRSDNASPRGTYRTRDGKWVALSASTPASAEALFTGLGLGHLLADPRFTTNDARVRHNNLVDAALAAAIGERTLEQMQHLFETVNLTASPVYDMADITKDPQVVARGTLLDVPDPELASVRMVAPTPRLSASPAAVRWPGPPLGAHNREVYGALGIGETELEGLRREGVV
- a CDS encoding zinc-binding dehydrogenase, producing the protein MKALAFTAFGGPEELALRDVPDPVAGPGEIVVGVRACALNHLDLLVRAGLPALKTPLPFWTGCDIAGDVAAVAADVRDVPVGQRVVVNPSLSCGRCEFCLQGEDCLCAEYRLVGEHVPGGLAEYVKVPAANVRRLPDHVSYEEAAAFVLTNMTAWRMIVTQGQVRLGQDVLILGVGGGVSSAAVQIARLCGARVWVTSSNDAKLERARQLGADVCINYAKEDWARVVRDKTGRRGVDVIIENVGAATWKQSLRALRRGGRLVTCGATTGPIGETDIRIVFWNQLHIVGSTMANRAEFDTVVRLLFEGRLGPIIDEVVPLKDGAAAQQRLAAGEQFGKIVLQV
- the pfp gene encoding diphosphate--fructose-6-phosphate 1-phosphotransferase, with the translated sequence MSIDNTLAILVGGGPAPGINAVIAAATIEARNHGVRVLGCYDGFRWLAQGDTEHVVELGINDLSRIHFEGGSILRTSRTNPTRTPDGVAQVADALKRLSVDHLITIGGDDTAYAASRLAKTMPGLTVAHVPKTIDNDLPLPSDIVTFGFTTACNLGMELVRNLMQDAATTERWFFVTVMGRHAGHLALGIGGAAGATLTVIAEEFAEPRISLDRLVDVLEGAIIKRRAHGRQHGVAILSEGLAEKLDPATLGPVERDQYGNVRLTELELGRMVKERVTASLRARDIEVSIVDKDLGYELRCAPPGAHDIQYCRSLGYWATRFLLEGGSNAMVTIQAGRLVPVPFGLMMDSRTGRIRVRYVNVESEMYQTLNAYMIRLKPEDLDDPQALAALAKAGKLSEEAFLARFGPAVKR
- a CDS encoding RidA family protein gives rise to the protein MAALFHHFSLEGGRATMGAEARFKELNLTLPPPATPLANYVGAVRVGNLLFLAGHGPVRSEGKPAVRGKLGRDLSVEQGYKAAREVGLNLLATTRASLGSLDRVKRVVKVLGMVNSAEGFTEQPKVINGFSDLMVEVFGDAGKHARSAVGMAELPMGIPVEIEMILEVE
- a CDS encoding transporter, with amino-acid sequence MAPRRTLRVVGPVLAVLLLDTTAGWAEREHFQLKVGAGYDQGDFGTSETTHTAYAPVTLRYLGERFDVGATALLIYLDSPEGITIVDGRPTLTGEGDGRDQVVGFGDTIIRARYFLVDDPGPGSWYGALAPFVKVKVPTGDEDRGLGTGEYDFGVGVEFDKQFAEIFFVFGDVSYTFMGDPPDEDFRDRPGASLGLAVRLGTVTASTMLDWRRALLSGDDDPLEVLGALAVKASPTTTITPYAFIGLTDGSPDWGLGFEMSYRFGRW
- a CDS encoding amidohydrolase family protein, with the translated sequence MTGGFGQGTGDFEQGTGAPAGATPVPRRNRGRRWFTYAISVATILVATPVAAADYAGPLIDAHSHVPDARAIEAYVAAMQRNNVSKVLLLGVGGIQKSDPAFIAAAVKKHPDRVIPGLPLPDPQSEAAAARIDAELARGSARAIGEVHVRQVSRKIDRDPSGPAFLKILGVAGRRKVPVVIHQDLNDRAAGALERALQAAPAATIVLAHAGESGPQQLDGLLARNPNLMVDLSGMHFERKPRLATEDGPLDPAWKALIERRPERFVMGMDVWSPRLFEPAMLDRLMRWTRRILGELRPDVAEQVAYANAARLYGVK
- the ccrA gene encoding crotonyl-CoA carboxylase/reductase, translating into MQDLYDLGERPPLGQVPARMHAYVVRQDRFGEPRTAWRREVIPVPPLAQGEVLIYVMASGINYNNVWAALGAPLDVIAERQRLGEPEDFHAGGSDCSGIVWAVGPGVTNVRVGDEIIVHSGWWRPDDPWVLSGKDPMLAESTRIWGYQTNYGSYCQFARAQAHQCVPKPARLTWEEAGCFLLCASTAWRMLVGWPPHVVEPGDVVLVWGAAGGLGSMALEITHARGGRAIAVVSDEAKRKFCLEHGAVGVINRTQFTHWGPLPDTKDARAYGEWAKGARAFGKAIWDALGERVSPRIVFEHPGESTLPTSGFVCATGGMIVICAGTTGYNVTMDLRYHWMRQKRLQGSHLSNDEQAAAVTSLVAAGKVDPALSQTYRFDDIPHCHQLMHDNKHPYGNMAVLVNAREPGQGRAG